In the Triticum aestivum cultivar Chinese Spring chromosome 2B, IWGSC CS RefSeq v2.1, whole genome shotgun sequence genome, ACAAATTGTTCAAGAAAGAAAGGAACTTGTTTTCTGAACAGAGAAAGAAAGGATTTTGACATCGTTAGCAGATGATAATAACATAAGGTACAAATAGAATGAGATGGATTACAGCGCGACCTGCCTATCGCACGGCTATTCAGAATCAAACGGTGGTATCCTGGAGTACAAAGGGATAAAAGAACAGCAATTAGCATCAAATTATGGGTCCTTGATTTCCCTTGATTTGATTTGATGCGTACGTATGACCTCACGCGGTGTCGCGTATTACTGCCATCAATTAACACAGATATATTTAAAACATGGAAATAACTTGACTACTGTATAGTTCACAATATATATTGGTTTACATAGTCGGACAGACCATTAATCAACTTACATCAACAAACCACCATTGGAAGAAGATAGCCCCTCGTTGGAAAAAGAGGGCTTCATAGGTGGACACGGTGCGAAAGGATCCACACATCCATTCATCAAGATATGCTCTTCATCTTCAACAAGGAGGGACCAAGCAATCGTAAACTCCACCTTGAAGCCGCCAAGCTCACATACATGTTGACTCGTGTTGTATGCTTTGGGTACGACAAATACAAGTCCTTGTGCAGCAATGTCTCCAGTCGGTGTGTATGCTTGAATAAGAACTTTTAGCTTTCCACGGAGTTCTACGGAGAGAACTTGCCTTGACAGATTTAGATAACCACCACTAACTGCGCGCTTTCTTCCAGCTTTTGAATCAAGCAATACTATTTTCCTTGACTTGGGCACATTGACTTCTTCAATCTCACGCTCGGAAAATGTGTAGCAAACAACGCGGACTCCATATTGAAAAGGCGTTAACTTCTCATCAGCAACATGAACACCAAAGATGGTGGCTTGAACCGAACGTTCAAGTTGCTGAGAACATAACTCTAGTGTGCAAAAGGTTTTTTCAATGATGCTGGTTCGGAAACCGTCACGAGAATGACCGACATCACCATCGTAAAAAAAGGCATCCCTCACCAATGCTCTATCTTGAGACGCCGTTTTGCCCTTTATTATTAACTGGATTTCAACGTCAACGGGTTCCCCAGACACAATTGCACGAACTGGGCCGGTCAATGCAAAAAAGGATCCTGCAAGCATATGATCGTCATAATTTGCCATTAACTAATCAACAAGGGTCATCCGGCAAGAAATGGAAATACAAGAAGAATAGTATACATACCGACTCATTCAGGATTTGGCAATCATCCCTTGGACGAAGGAAGATGGGGTTGCGACGCCCATCCACAGCATCTCGGGCAGCAACCACACCATACAATTGCAGTGGCCATTTAAAGTGTTTCACATGAGTAAGTTTGATGGAACAGATCTGAACTGTCCTTGCAAGGACGCCGTCTACTGGCTTGAATCCCGGTGTGCAGTGTGTAAACAGCATGGGACTGAATAACGCTGCAACCCAATTAAGTATGGAAGTTAGAAAATATAGCACGATGACTCTTTGCTTTGTAGTTGTACTCTTGCAAAAAAAAGTGTCAATGTTTCAGGGATGTACGTAGTCATGTAGGTACTCATCGTCATTGTGGTTAATGCACATGTTTAATTAATCCTCTAGTTTGATTGCAATACATTTTGTGCAAGGATCGGCAAAAACATGCGATACATCTGTAATATATAACTGTGATTGATGAGCTAGAAACTTACTATGGCCACACAAACTCAAACATTAGTAACTAATGAACAGAGTTTTCATATCTAACTATTTCCCTATAAACCACGATCAATTGACATACCAATTCTAAGTTCTAACATTGAGCAGCTGGACAGATTATGGAGGAAGAAGAAAAGCATGCGTGTTTACTCACTGAGGTCTTCGAAGCTGTTGGCACCTTGGCGACACTCCCAGCTCCTACGGAAGCGAGCAAATGCCTCCTCCTCGTActccgcggctgcggctgcgtccTCGCTGATCACCGCTTCACCCTCGACATCTTTGCCCTCCAAGCCCCTGTCCATTGCCATAGTGACTAATCTGCCTCCGGCGACAGCTGCTTCTCCGTCGATCTCCCTCTTCTCTTGCTCCTGTTTCTTCTCCGAGCTCCTCACCTCCTGGCCCTGTTGGCGAAACCTCTCCTGTTCCTCTTTCTCTTTGCGTGTTCTCTCTATCATTTGTTCCCTCGACACCCTCACCGCAATTTCTGAGACGAAATTGTTGATGCTGTCTGTGATCCACTGCAATCTATTTAGCCTTGTGACCGAGGACAGCAATTGATTTTCCGGCTCTTCATCTGGAACCATCTTCAGAAGTTCTAGTACCAGGTCGCCGATCTGGTCGCACAAGAAGGATACCTGAATAGTCATGCGTAATtcctcgtcgtcatcgtcctcctccaactcctcttcctcctcctcctcttcttcttcttcctctacctcctcatcttcctcctcatcctcctcctccagctccagctcatcctcctcttcctcctcctcctcctcttcctcttcctcttcctcttccatcggCGATTGGTGTAACATATGAAAATATTCTTGGAAGATGTTTCGCGCCGAATCGGCGATCATCTCCTCCATCGACCTCATCTTGTCTTGGGAGAGTACAGTGGCAAGGAACCTCTCCTTGCCATCCGGCCCAAGCTCCTTCTCGGCcaactcgtccatcttcctctgtATCTCCTGCCTCGCAATCAGATAGGCCGTTAAGCCGCTGCTTGCTCTTTTCCGCATCACTGCGCAAGCCGGCGAACTTGGTGGTCGGGGCCCCATCTCTGTATCACCGTCCCCGCctcttctcctagtccaattcccgccgccgctgccgccgctctgTTTATACGACGGGTCCCTCGGGCGATCTTCGGTTGCGCGGGAGAGAAGCGCGGCCCCTTAAACCCTAACAAGTCGATCACCGATGCCACGGGAATCGCTTTATCTCTGTAGTCTCTGCTGTAAGTACTCCGTACCGGGTAGGAGTCCAGAGCGTATATATAGTACTGCTAATCGATCGGTGTGCACCTACTCAAACCAACTACAACTCGGACGTACTCCCTTTTCCTTTGCCAATCTCGCTACCCCTTCCGTTCGACCGCTCGTGATTGGGGATGTTATATTTATATTTTTATAGAACGAAGATGACATGTGCGCCCGGCTTTTAACTTAATAAAGCCCACAACAGGCAGCGTAACATAACATAGAATCTTAGTACAACACCAAAAGCCAGACCGGCCCTCGCGAGGATGAAATCACTGAAGTTCAGGCGAAAGTTAAGCAAGCCACTAACGGATTATACAAGGCGAAAGCCCGTATAGAGCGTGCAGGCTCGTCAAGCCGCAAAAGGAACAACGTCATAGACCGTGGTCGAAGGCTCCCTAGCCAGCACATACACTTGCATCAGACGGTCTTGGGCAGTGTTGAGCATCTCAGCATCCTTGCGCCTCCCCAATggactccactgctgcaagaaGAGATTGCATTTGTAGATAATATTAGCCGGATGCGAAGGAAAACATCCCTTGATAGTAAGCTTGTTTCTAGTTAGCCACAAAGCCCAGAGTAGTGCCCCTACACTACTCCACATAACCCGCTTTGCAGGTCCCTGAATCGCGTATAATAGCTGTATTAGCTCTGCAGCCGATCGAGGGTCCCATTGGACACCCGCCGCGGTCCGGACTGCGCTCCACAAAAACCTTGCAAGCGGGCAACGGAAGAATACGTGATTGGCATCCTTGGGTGCCCCGCACAACGCACACGGGCCGGTGGCTGGTCCGTTATGTTTGGCCACGTTCAGGGAGGTGGGGAGTTTATCACAGAACATTTGCCATAGAAATAGTTTGATTTTCAGAGGCATCCGCGCTTTCCACAGCCCCTTAATCACTAGTTGTGCCGGCCCTCGGCACAACTTGTGATATAACGACTTAACCGTGAACTTTCCCGAGCTGGTGAGCGTCCAGCTCACCGTGTCAGGTTGGCCTGATAGGCCGATTGGGCCGATCAACTGCAGCAAGGCTGCTAGGCTAGTCCCGTTTAAAGTGTATCTCCGGTGGTGTTGAGGAGAGCGCCTCTGCCACCGACATTGCCGGGTCAACAACAATAGCATACATATCCCGATATGTTGCCCACAAGGGTTGGGCACCGATCCAGTGATCTGTCCAAAAGCGAGTCGCGCGGCCATTCCCAATCGAGAACTTTGCCCCCATGGCAAAGGCCGGTTTGATCGCCTGCAGGTCATTCCGGAAGGGGGAGCCCCTCGTCCTCCCTTTAAATAAATTCCCATTAGGGAAATATTTGGCCCTAAGGAGATCGACCCATAGCCCGGTTGCCCCCGGGCAATTTTCCAGATCCATTTGCACATCAACGCAATATTTATGATCCTCGTGTTAGTGATCCCAAGACTCCCCAAGACcttggtgaaagcacaagtgctccctgggtgattttggtaatgaatgtcaacatatctcttgttgaactaatacttttacctagtatgtttcagataaagttcaacaatggagtgacatggactagaggatgtggaaccccttcaaaatgctaaggacaaaaggattggctcaagctcaaagcaaaagactctacatttttcattttagtgatccaagatcacattgagtccataggaaaagccaatactatcaagaggggatgaggtgctccttaatgagcttcttgcttgaagtgcttagtgatatgctccaaaaaccctcaactactttctcacatccacatatgtcccaaaccgaaagtcaaactcggccctaccgaatctttctatccggcgccaccgagttctcttgacatagccactgccagaagccctaatcaaatcggtctcaccgatagcgatctcggtctcaccgagatgggattgcaaactccctgttgcctattgcaataatttcggtcccaccaaagtatgcagtcggtcccaccgagattgcaatgcaaactctctgtttccctttcgtaatgtttcggtccaaccgagatgagcgaatcagtcctaccgagtttgcctgaccaactctctggttagcttattaccaaaattggtcccaccgactttgtgtaatcggtctcaccgagattacgttatgccctaaccctaatgaaatcggtcccaccgaattgacatatcggtcccaccgaaatacctaacggtcacattatgaactaaatcggtctgaccgagtttcacgattcggtctcaccgagtttggtaagttgtgtgtaacagttagattttgtgtggaggctatatatacccctccacccactcttcattcatagagaaagccatcagaacatgcctacacttgcaacatacattttctgagagagaaccacctacacttgtgttgagatcaagatataccattcctaccacataaatcttgatctctagccttccccaagttgctttccactcaaatcttctttccaccaaattcaaattctgtgagagggagttgagtgt is a window encoding:
- the LOC123042668 gene encoding cilia- and flagella-associated protein 251-like gives rise to the protein MGPRPPSSPACAVMRKRASSGLTAYLIARQEIQRKMDELAEKELGPDGKERFLATVLSQDKMRSMEEMIADSARNIFQEYFHMLHQSPMEEEEEEEEEEEEEEEDELELEEEDEEEDEEVEEEEEEEEEEEELEEDDDDEELRMTIQVSFLCDQIGDLVLELLKMVPDEEPENQLLSSVTRLNRLQWITDSINNFVSEIAVRVSREQMIERTRKEKEEQERFRQQGQEVRSSEKKQEQEKREIDGEAAVAGGRLVTMAMDRGLEGKDVEGEAVISEDAAAAAEYEEEAFARFRRSWECRQGANSFEDLTLFSPMLFTHCTPGFKPVDGVLARTVQICSIKLTHVKHFKWPLQLYGVVAARDAVDGRRNPIFLRPRDDCQILNESDPFLH